In Paramormyrops kingsleyae isolate MSU_618 chromosome 18, PKINGS_0.4, whole genome shotgun sequence, the DNA window TCTTATCCAGGGCAAGACAACTTTGTCAGCAAACATGCAGAATGAAAGGAAAAACTTAAAAGAAGTAAAATTCCACTCATTAAGTTTATCCAAATAAAACGGTATTTCCAGACTGAGGGCGAAGTTTCTTCTTGGTGGGTATTGCTGCGAACATAACGCTAGGCATATATGAAGTCGACTAAATAGCCACCTTTTAAGTAAGTGATATGAGTATTAAAATGATAGTGTTCCACAGTATTTAACCTCACACTGTCTCCTGTTATCAGTTATTTTATGAAGTATTACTAATGAAGAAATCGACattgatagacagacagacggataTGCATAACATGCATATATACATGCAAACGCATAAACACTGATACATAGCTGAGATTTAGATATTCGAATACATGTCATAATGAAATTTAGCAAAATTCagtgaattaattaaatttatgTTCATTCGGACTGTATATTCCAATAAAATATTTAGGCGGTACtgataatgtaatttaaaataacgGTGTACGCATTTGAAACCAACATACGAGGCGTGTTTTTGACTTCACAGTGTCCTGTTTTGCAGAATCGGCATAAAATAGAGGCCTGCTTAAACTCAAACTGTAAATGACTTGTTAATATTGCGAATAAACAATTATAAtcaagaacattttaaaattgtgtgcatatgtatatattgtttctgtttttattttttttttcgaaaaTCGTCTTTATGCTCTATTTCGTACAACCtgtgaaaatatttattgtCTGCATCTGTGTTTAACACGGTAAAAAATAATTAGCCTTTAGCCTTTCGACTGAAATCCTTCAAACTTTATCAGAGGAAAATCGTAGGTAATTTTAATCTTCAACCTCTTGACTGTCCTGTAATCGGCAtgttcaaatatttaaaaaatcagaaTTCTACTTAATTTATCAGTAGAATATGGGTGACAGGAAAATCACGCTGAAGACAATACTATATTACGTTAAattgtaaacacatttttaaatttaggtCCTATATCTTTAAATAACATAATTGAAACAAATCGCAGCCACTTTGTAtttaaagtaatattattaattcAACATCTGATTGTGATATTTTCCCTCTGCATAAAATACAATTGAAGTACAACTGAAGGCTAGTGTATTTCTGCAATGTAGACACCCTTAAACTCATATATTGCTTCCTGTTCAGGCTTGATTGTTTACCTTGTGTCTTTCTTTAAGCCATATGTAGCTTTCTTAACTGCAATGTATTTGCATGTAAACCCGAACGTGTTGGTGTGAAGTTCATTCTCTTCTGTCTAGACTATGATTACGACCCCGTTTTCCCGCGTTTTACCTTGACCTTGGACTTCCCAGAATCTGCCTTTTGTACAAGATTTCTAAATGTTACAGTTGTTTGAACAGCAAAGAACCTAATTTCAAATTCAATGCATAAAATATACGCTAATATGTACTATTCAAATTTTAGTACTTTATTAAAGAATTCTGTAGTATGGATATTTAGTTATACCATAATCATTTTAAACAGAATTTGAAAAGACGACCGCCCAACTATGTGTGCAACTCAGAGGTAACATTAAAGTTAAGAATTTAAATCCAAGGTCTAAAATATTATCACTTTAATGATTAATGTACACGCACAttaattagaaaaaaatatctCATTGCATCACAACTGATTAGAGTAAAAGCAGTTCTTTCAAATTGTGACTGGATTTATTTTGCTTAACGCAGTAGTCGACATAAAAAAGTAAACTGGTTTTTACATGAAATGTATCCGttaatgtatattgtattgTATCGAAACCCAAGTCTTTACCTCAGCATTAAAATGCACgcgtatgtgtgtatgatcatTTTCCTTTATTCACAGCGAATGTTATATTTTCCGCCTCTCTAGCGTGTTTCTCAATGCGGATTTTCATTCCATTGTAAATGTATCATAATAAGAGGCCagagataaataaaaaaaaacatatggtgaacttaaaatatgttaaaatgtacatttaaacgtacacacacacgtatatatgtatatataaaatgtttgctTAAATTCAGTAACTCAATATGATTTCCATAGAATCAGCCAAAATGCAAAGCTTGGCATCATCGTCAACGCTCCGAAGTCGGCCCTAAGGTTTCCCTTCGGGATTTTGTTTGAGTGACTTTATCCAATGAGATATCTGGCTACTCTTCAAGTAGTGCTATAGGGGAAAGCGAGGGGGTAGATTTTTTAAAGGGATGAATTCCCCCTCCCCTCTTACTCCTGCCTCGTTAATATGTCACGTGTCCTGGAGCCACAGCCTTAATGAACTGGACACTTGGGTATTGCATGCGCATGCGCCTGCGTAAAAATGTACTTGGAAATGAGGTGTCTATCTTGGAGTAGTCGACTTTTAAAAAGCGTCGGCAGCGCGTGATATGACGACTTCGCTGGTCCTGCATTCACGCTGGGCGGACACACTGATGTACGTTTATGAAAAAACCCCGAatgaaaatattcaaaataaaaaccaaaCCATGGAGGGACTAAGCGGGAATTGCCCTGCGACCCACTGCAGAGAACTTATTTCGCACCCAGCTTTAGGGCGACATGCTGGCAGCATAGCGACTCACCAGGGCTCAGTTTACTCGGACATATCCTCTACAGAAGCCGGTCGACAGTGTCCCGCGCCCCAAACTTCATCTAGCGCATCCTTGGGCTATGGTTACCCTTTTGGAAGCCCTTATTACGGCTGCAGATTGTCTCACTCACACAACTTGCAGCAGAAGCCTTGTTCTTATCACCCAGTGGAGAAATACGCCGAAACAAGCAGCTCGTTGCCTACCGAAGAACTATCCAGCAGGGCCAAAGAGTTCGCTTTTTATCCTGGATTTCCCAGCTCATATCAGGCAGTCCCGGGTTACTTAGACGTATCAGTGGTCCCCAGTATTAGTGCACATCCCGAAACGCGGCACGATGCCTTGATTCCAATGGAGGGCTACCAGCACTGGGCTCTTTCTAACGGCTGGGACGGGCAGGTGTACTGCTCTAAAGAGCAAACGCAGTCCGCTCATCTCTGGAAATCACCGTTCCCAGGTATGGAAATCAGCGCGTCGGCACATTCAGTGACGTTTACAGAGTATTTCAGATTAGtttaaaagttatttttaaaattaagagTAATCTTACTAATCTATTTCAAATATACGAAAAACCTCAACAAATGATGATTCTTGTTGTGTTACGTGTATAGTTGACGTTCTTCTGGTTTGACTAAGTTCCTCGGGGCTGGATTCACTGGTTCATTTGTGTGTTCAATTTTTTTGTAACACAGCAGTAAAAAATATTCAGCAATCAATACTCCAAGACAATTCATCAAGGGGTTGCAGGTAGATACCATAATTAGTTG includes these proteins:
- the LOC111837113 gene encoding homeobox protein Hox-C13a-like, producing MTTSLVLHSRWADTLMYVYEKTPNENIQNKNQTMEGLSGNCPATHCRELISHPALGRHAGSIATHQGSVYSDISSTEAGRQCPAPQTSSSASLGYGYPFGSPYYGCRLSHSHNLQQKPCSYHPVEKYAETSSSLPTEELSSRAKEFAFYPGFPSSYQAVPGYLDVSVVPSISAHPETRHDALIPMEGYQHWALSNGWDGQVYCSKEQTQSAHLWKSPFPDVVPLQPEVSSYRRGRKKRVPYTKLQLKELEKEYATSKFITKDKRRRISATTNLSERQVTIWFQNRRVKEKKFVSKSKNATHAHNT